In Pengzhenrongella sicca, a single genomic region encodes these proteins:
- a CDS encoding M15 family metallopeptidase — MLDLQVHGGLLVDMRKQDADGAWSRLRAGVLERLLRAQAALPDGMRLLIIEGHRPVALQRHYFESYRAELGELNPSWPASRLDDEASKHVSPPSVAPHPCGAAVDLTLWQDGVELDMGTRVNATPAASANACFTASRNIPAAARRRRDVLGEALTRAGLVNYPPEWWHWSYGDRYWAAATGAPAAHYSPK; from the coding sequence TTGCTCGACCTCCAGGTGCACGGCGGTCTGCTGGTCGACATGCGTAAGCAAGACGCCGACGGTGCCTGGTCTCGCCTGCGGGCCGGAGTCCTCGAACGCCTGCTCCGGGCGCAAGCAGCACTTCCCGACGGCATGAGGCTCCTCATCATCGAAGGCCACCGGCCGGTGGCACTGCAACGGCACTACTTCGAGAGCTACCGAGCAGAACTCGGCGAACTCAACCCGAGCTGGCCCGCGTCGCGCCTCGACGACGAAGCGAGCAAACACGTCTCCCCGCCGTCGGTCGCGCCGCACCCGTGCGGAGCCGCTGTGGACCTGACCTTGTGGCAAGACGGTGTCGAACTCGACATGGGGACCCGGGTCAACGCCACACCGGCGGCCAGCGCAAACGCCTGCTTCACCGCTTCGAGGAACATCCCGGCGGCGGCGCGACGCCGACGCGACGTGCTCGGCGAAGCGCTCACCAGGGCCGGCCTGGTCAACTACCCGCCCGAGTGGTGGCACTGGTCCTACGGCGATCGATACTGGGCCGCAGCGACCGGCGCCCCAGCCGCCCACTACAGCCCGAAGTGA
- a CDS encoding nucleoside/nucleotide kinase family protein, which produces MSAAEGRDRMPGERHVASDDAATLRARLRHVYWIGGGSGGGKSTVARRIAARYGLRLYVTDDVMSDHANRSDPNLAPALSEFVAMDMDERWVNRSPQTMLETFHWFRGECFAEVIDELVHLPPAPGVIAEGFRLLPHLVRPLLDSPDHAVWLLPTPAFRRAAFSSRGTSWQIAGKTNDPARALQNLLERDRMFTERLRDEATSLDLQLIEVDTTMTEEELTDRVTEALGL; this is translated from the coding sequence GTGAGCGCTGCGGAGGGTCGGGACCGAATGCCGGGTGAACGGCACGTCGCCTCTGATGACGCAGCAACGCTGCGCGCACGGCTGCGCCACGTCTACTGGATCGGTGGCGGGAGCGGCGGTGGCAAGTCGACCGTTGCTCGGCGCATCGCTGCTCGGTACGGGCTGCGTCTGTACGTCACCGATGACGTGATGTCCGATCACGCCAACCGGAGCGACCCAAACCTCGCCCCGGCCTTGAGCGAGTTCGTCGCCATGGACATGGACGAGCGATGGGTCAACCGGTCACCCCAGACGATGCTCGAGACGTTCCACTGGTTTCGCGGCGAGTGCTTCGCCGAAGTCATCGACGAGCTCGTGCATCTACCGCCAGCACCAGGCGTGATCGCCGAGGGATTCCGCCTGCTGCCACACCTCGTCCGGCCTCTTCTCGACTCACCTGACCACGCCGTCTGGCTACTCCCGACGCCGGCCTTCCGTCGTGCCGCATTCTCGAGCCGGGGCACATCGTGGCAGATCGCGGGCAAGACTAATGATCCGGCCAGGGCCCTGCAGAACCTCCTTGAGCGCGACCGGATGTTCACCGAACGCCTCCGCGACGAAGCGACGAGCCTCGATCTGCAACTGA